One Malania oleifera isolate guangnan ecotype guangnan chromosome 10, ASM2987363v1, whole genome shotgun sequence genomic region harbors:
- the LOC131165870 gene encoding cell division control protein 48 homolog C-like: MVACNFSKACRAGGRPSPVSKMVAGFGAAVCGSTPAEFNNTLDEIINRLRSNYPDYARTKQQVLARQVQRALEESKHFLNNNNNKHKRNKSHSPSRTLVCAADDDEEEQDDDCQFRSPTPKKLKKIDESEQRLLYREVQHLRRRHVEQERPSTGTTSSSSSSSSDDETDGAVSTSEDAIYGERLEPGFDLMRSMLRSSYSKAKPAVESKPEEKNLGMEEVAQKAKKINSVEGERIEGIGTDSKPEVKGSGVGGNGVGGGGEVKGKDEPMFRDLGGMGGVVEELTMNVVVPLYHPRLPQCLGVWPPVGILLHGPPGCGKTKLAHAIANETGFPFYRFQLLKWSLVFQVHLKRILESFSQKLTGLLLQLYLLMRLMQLLQKEKIYRGRWNDA; the protein is encoded by the exons ATGGTGGCTTGCAATTTCAGCAAAGCCTGCAGAGCAGGTGGCCGTCCATCTCCAGTGTCAAAGATGGTTGCTGGTTTTGGTGCGGCTGTCTGCGGCTCCACACCTGCGGAATTCAACAATACCCTCGACGAAATCATCAACCGTCTCCGTTCGAACTACCCCGACTACGCCCGAACAAAGCAACAAGTCCTCGCCAGGCAGGTCCAACGTGCCCTTGAAGAATCTAAACACTTCctaaacaacaacaataacaagcacAAGAGGAACAAATCCCACTCTCCTTCTCGAACCCTAGTCTGCGCCgctgatgatgatgaagaagaacaaGATGATGATTGCCAATTCCGAAGCCCAACTCCGAAGAAGCTGAAGAAGATTGATGAGAGTGAACAGAGATTGCTATATAGAGAGGTTCAGCATCTTCGAAGGCGGCATGTGGAGCAGGAACGTCCGTCGACCGGTACTACGTCGTCTTCATCATCGTCCTCTTCTGACGATGAAACGGATGGTGCCGTATCGACGTCGGAGGACGCGATATATGGCGAGAGACTGGAGCCCGGGTTCGATTTGATGAGGTCAATGCTGCGCTCGAGTTACAGCAAAGCAAAGCCTGCGGTGGAATCGAAGCCGGAGGAGAAGAATCTTGGGATGGAGGAGGTTGCTCAGAAGGCCAAGAAGATCAATTCGGTTGAAGGAGAGAGAATTGAAGGAATTGGGACGGATTCGAAACCAGAAGTGAAGGGTTCCGGCGTTGGAGGCAATGGTGTTGGTGGCGGTGGTGAGGTGAAGGGGAAGGACGAGCCaatgtttagggatttgggtGGAATGGGAGGGGTGGTGGAGGAGTTGACAATGAATGTTGTTGTTCCGTTGTACCATCCGCGACTACCTCAGTGTCTCGGAGTTTGGCCGCCAGTGGGGATTTTATTGCACGGTCCACCTGGGTGTGGAAAGACGAAGCTGGCTCATGCCATTGCCAATGAGACTGGATTTCCATTTTATAGATTTCAGCTACTGAAGTGGTCTCTGGTGTTTCAG GTGCATCTGAAGAGAATATTGGAGAGCTTTTCTCAAAAGCTTACAGGACTGCTCCTTCAATTGTATTTATTGATGAGATTGATGCAATTGCTTCAAAAAGAGAAAATCTACAGAGGGAGATGGAACGATGCATAG